A part of Xenopus tropicalis strain Nigerian chromosome 4, UCB_Xtro_10.0, whole genome shotgun sequence genomic DNA contains:
- the LOC100486474 gene encoding meckelin has translation MPVGICPLFVLFLFPALARPQSTSIAFTQPANCAADQFYNTAALSCFPCGSSLGVVASPDGLRCTCSKEYAISDLGSPLVNCTPCSIGQVVSFDQRECLSCTGSTCTCGAQQIRAENLSSKTYSCADCGALSVPNGIGNQCILCQQTFISSNCTCPESNQSGGLCFPQAATVYAVASAWETLYLDSSYQACSIYSNITACQVLTNLVILNVTSLTSTALNLYSLIYLSQNKFLPPLFYSTSVAQLWNTAPSPAQLSFTRNAQMQFKLLKYDLRGNFLGWQNLKGGTLQMCPNTQAVWDAAFRFGTYYNQSCTLQVADLLQNVPEPVFYELFVSYTSNGVSMVWPVPVWNAGFQGSTNPISSSSTNALRRFFLVDGISGRTGNISNPPTYITVATSLNLSVYVTTGDTWDQSPFQLTVRYQKIPGLSGTAQVSFAVTYSQSQGTYKRDTDIALGVLGSLASLYAILETSSWLRRSGQQYIGILVIIKFLAFLSGALANTFFLITLGTAIYWLIAFKGQTSAVHVTLPPAGGQIETDFIIYLSVAFALKTIELLHLLVSQLTVSMFLIDWEKPKEKITSNSQVKSNISIWRTILVANEWNEMQTYRKISPIFQLFSVLLLLEVVGLKNITAKDLNLDLNPPSGTYLASWSIILRFGIAASMWLAVGIVQVLFCIVIYERFFEDKMRQFTDLCSLSNVSVFILTHRCYGYYIHGRSVHGQADVSMETMLSNLKKEEENLCPLRGLEPSSDIQTFEVLLSDRVRDQYEKIMEPLLEAPRGQRGVNESNPLMQQRIKTYYTINRFLSSFLDHVYKELDYVVKDKLFLEHIFDMEFQQPMEKSILYTDDGARFSRTLFYGNELVLLLFDTLLFCIIDLGTQNFVLATIITYVVQTLVVILRYQIGKKNVSRQTMVEENFLI, from the exons ATGCCTGTTGGAATATGTCCGCTGTTTGTTTTATTCTTATTCCCGGCACTGGCTCGGCCACAGAGTACTTCCATAGCATTTACACAGCCAGCTAACTGTGCAGCGGATCAGTTTTATAACACGGCCGCCCTGTCGTGTTTCCCTTGCGGATCATCATTGGGGGTAGTGGCCAGTCCTGACG GTCTCCGATGCACCTGTTCTAAAGAATATGCGATCAGTGATCTTGGATCCCCTTTGGTAAACTGCACACCCTGCAGCATA GGCCAGGTGGTATCTTTTGACCAAAGAGAATGCCTGTCATGTACTGGCAGCACCTGCACATGTGGAGCCCAACAGATCAGAG cggaAAACCTTTCCAGCAAGACCTACTCGTGTGCAGATTGTGGTGCTTTATCAGTACCAAATGGCATCGGGAACCA gtGCATTCTATGTCAGCAAACCTTTATAAGCAGTAACTGTACTTGTCCTGAAAGTAACCAG tctGGAGGCCTCTGTTTCCCACAAGCAGCAACG gtgtaTGCTGTGGCATCAGCTTGGGAGACTTTGTACTTAGATTCTAGCTACCAGGCGTGTAGC ATTTACAGCAATATCACTGCTTGCCAGGTTCTCACCAACTTGGTCATCCTAAATGTGACGTCCCTCACGAGCACCGCACTGAATTTATACAGTCTCATATATCTTTCACA AAATAAATTCCTCCCACCGTTATTCTATAGCACTAGTGTAGCTCAACTATGGAACACAGCACCATCACCTGCTCAGTTGTCCTTCACAAGAAATGCTCAG ATGCAGTTCAAGCTCCTGAAGTATGATCTCCGTGGAAACTTTTTGGGCTGGCAAAATCTGAAAGGAGGAACTTTACAG ATGTGCCCAAATACACAGGCTGTTTGGGATGCTGCATTTAGATTTGGGACATATTACAATCAGTCT TGCACCCTACAGGTGGCTGACCTTCTTCAGAATGTACCAGAACCAGTTTTTTATGAGCTTTTCGTTTCTTATACCAGTAATGGTGTCAGTATGGTATGGCCTGTTCCTGTGTGGAATGCTGGCTTCCAAGGCAGTACAA ATCCAATTTCCAGCAGCAGTACCAATGCTCTGAGACGATTCTTTCTGGTTGATGGCATTTCAGGAAGGACTGGAAACATTTCCAACCCTCCTACCTACATTACTGTAGCGACAAGTCTCAATTTAAG TGTATATGTGACTACTGGGGACACATGGGATCAGTCTCCCTTCCAGCTGACTGTCCGTTATCAGAAGATACCTGGTCTAAGTGGAACAGCACAA GTCTCATTTGCTGTTACCTACAGTCAGAGCCAAGGTACCTATAAGAGAGACACTGAT ATTGCGTTGGGAGTCCTTGGGTCTCTTGCTAGCCTATATGCCATCCTAGAGACCAGCAGTTGGCTGCGAAgatcagggcaacagtacattggtATTCTG GTAATCATAAAGTTTCTGGCTTTCTTGTCTGGAGCTCTAGCAAATACATTCTTCCTTATCACCCTTGGAACTGCAATATATTGGCTTATAGCGTTTAAG GGACAAACATCAGCAGTTCATGTCACCTTACCGCCTGCTGGCGGGCAAATCGAGACTGATTTTATCATATACTTATCAGTCGCTTTTGCTCTGAAG ACCATAGAGCTGCTTCATCTTCTAGTCTCCCAGCTGACTGTCTCCATGTTCTTAATTGACTGGGAAAAACCAAAGGAGAAAATAACATCCAATTCCCAAG TTAAATCTAACATAAGCATTTGGAGGACTATTCTTGTGGCTAATGAGTGGAATGAGATGCAGACCTACAGGAAAATTAGTCCCATATTCCAGCTCTTCTCTGTATTGCTGCTTCTGGAG GTGGTGGGGCTCAAGAACATCACTGCCAAAGATTTAAATCTTGACCTGAACCCTCCAAGTGGCACCTACCTGGCATCCTGGAGCATCATTCTGAGATTTGGCATTGCTGCTTCCATGTGGTTGGCAGTGGGCATTGTTCAG GTTCTGTTTTGTATTGTCATCTATGAACGATTTTTTGAAGACAAAATGCGCCAGTTTACAGATCTTTGTTCGCTGAGCAAT GTTTCGGTTTTTATACTGACTCACAGGTGCTATGGGTACTACATCCATGGGCGCTCTGTCCATGGCCAGGCTGATGTAAGCATGGAGACCATGCTGTCAAATTTGAAAAAAGAAGAG GAGAACTTGTGTCCTTTGAGAGGTTTGGAACCCAGTTCTGATATCCAGACCTTTGAGGTTTTGTTGAGTGATCGAGTGAGGGATCAGTATGAGAAGATCATGGAACCACTTCTTGAG GCACCCAGAGGGCAGAGAGGAGTAAATGAAAGCAACCCCTTAATGCAGCAAAGGATAAAGACTTATTACACTATTAACCGCTTCCTTTCCTCTTTCCTGGATCAT GTTTACAAAGAGCTAGACTATGTGGTGAAGGACAAGCTATTTCTGGAACACATCTTTGATATGGAGTTCCAGCAGCCTATGGAGAAGTCTATTCTTTACACTG ATGATGGCGCTCGTTTTAGCCGGACACTGTTCTATGGCAATGAATTGGTGTTGCTTCTGTTTGACACCCTGCTCTTTTGCATCATTGATTTGGGGACACAGAATTTTGTGCTGGCAACAATCATAACATATGTAGTTCAGACG CTGGTAGTAATATTACGTTATCAGATTGGAAAGAAAAATGTGTCCAGGCAGACAATGGTGGAGGAGAATTTCCTCATTTGA